The Populus alba chromosome 6, ASM523922v2, whole genome shotgun sequence genome contains a region encoding:
- the LOC118043823 gene encoding probable sucrose-phosphatase 2 isoform X2, producing MDRLKAPARLMIVSDLDHTMVDHHDPENMSLLRFNALWEACYRNDSLLVFSTGRSPTLYKQLRKEKPMLTPDITIMSVGTEITYGTSMVPDDGWVEVLNQKWDRNLVTEETSKFPELTLQSETEQRPHKVSFYVDKANAQNVTKALSEIFAKRGLDVKIIYSGGMDLDILPQGAGKGQALAYLHKKFKTEGKLPANTLVCGDSGNDAELFSIPDVHGVMVSNAQEELLQWHAENAKGNPKIIHATERCAAGIIQAIGHFNLGPNTSPRDITNLSDFQSENISASSEIVRFFMFYERWRRAEVENSELYLASMKADCDSSGILIHPSGAELSLCDAINGMRSYYGDKQGQKFRVWVDRVLSIQTGLDTWLVKFNKWELSESYKCLHTGSCKQGGRAFRA from the exons ATGGATAGGCTCAAGGCTCCTGCTCGCCTCATGATAGTTTCGGATCTTGACCACACAATG GTTGATCATCATGATCCCGAGAACATGTCTCTTCTTAGGTTCAATGCCTTATGGGAGGCCTGTTATCGTAATGATTCTCTGCTAGTTTTCTCCACTGGAAGATCACCTACGCTTTACAAGCAGTTGAGAAAAGAGAAACCCATGTTAACACCTGATATAACCATAATGTCTGTGGGAACTGAGATCACGTATGGCACCTCCATGGTGCCTGATGATGGTTGGGTTGAAGTTTTGAATCAGAAATGGGACAGGAACCTAGTCACTGAGGAAACAAGCAAGTTTCCTGAACTTACTCTTCAG TCAGAAACAGAGCAACGGCCTCACAAGGTCAGCTTTTATGTTGATAAAGCCAATGCTCAGAATGTGACGAAGGCGCTATCAGAGATATTTGCAAAACGTGGG TTGGATGTCAAGATAATTTATAGTGGTGGAATGGACCTGGATATACTACCCCAAGGTGCTGGCAAAGGGCAAGCTCTTGCGTATTTACATAAGAAGTTTAAGACTGAAGGAAAACTACCTGCCAATACTCTTGTTTGTGGTGATTCTGGAAATGATGCCGAGCTGTTCAGCATTCCAGATGTACATGGAGTGATG GTTAGTAATGCACAAGAAGAGTTGTTGCAGTGGcatgctgaaaatgctaaaggCAATCCTAAAATAATTCATGCAACCGAGCGGTGTGCAGCTGGGATCATACAAGCTATTGGTCATTTTAACCTTGGTCCCAATACTTCTCCAAGAGATATAACCAACCTTTCAGACTTTCAGTCGGAAAACATCAGTGCCAGTAGTGAAATAGTGAGATTTTTCATGTTCTATGAAAGATGGAGGCGTGCAGAGGTCGAAAACTCTGAGCTATATTTGGCAAGCATGAAAGCTGATTGT GATTCATCTGGTATTCTTATCCACCCATCTGGTGCTGAGCTTTCTCTTTGTGATGCTATAAATGGAATGAGGAGCTACTACGGTGACAAACAGGGCCAAAAATTTCGAGTTTGGGTGGATCGGGTACTATCCATACAGACTGGTTTGGACACGTGGCTAGTAAAGTTCAATAAGTGGGAATTATCAG AGTCATACAAATGCCTTCACACGGGTAGCTGTAAACAGGGTGGAAGAGCCTTTAGAGCTTGA
- the LOC118043823 gene encoding sucrose-phosphatase 1 isoform X1: MDRLKAPARLMIVSDLDHTMVDHHDPENMSLLRFNALWEACYRNDSLLVFSTGRSPTLYKQLRKEKPMLTPDITIMSVGTEITYGTSMVPDDGWVEVLNQKWDRNLVTEETSKFPELTLQSETEQRPHKVSFYVDKANAQNVTKALSEIFAKRGLDVKIIYSGGMDLDILPQGAGKGQALAYLHKKFKTEGKLPANTLVCGDSGNDAELFSIPDVHGVMVSNAQEELLQWHAENAKGNPKIIHATERCAAGIIQAIGHFNLGPNTSPRDITNLSDFQSENISASSEIVRFFMFYERWRRAEVENSELYLASMKADCDSSGILIHPSGAELSLCDAINGMRSYYGDKQGQKFRVWVDRVLSIQTGLDTWLVKFNKWELSGDEQQGCVTTSIINIKKDGVSGATYMHVHETWLEGSGAKDQSTWLF, encoded by the exons ATGGATAGGCTCAAGGCTCCTGCTCGCCTCATGATAGTTTCGGATCTTGACCACACAATG GTTGATCATCATGATCCCGAGAACATGTCTCTTCTTAGGTTCAATGCCTTATGGGAGGCCTGTTATCGTAATGATTCTCTGCTAGTTTTCTCCACTGGAAGATCACCTACGCTTTACAAGCAGTTGAGAAAAGAGAAACCCATGTTAACACCTGATATAACCATAATGTCTGTGGGAACTGAGATCACGTATGGCACCTCCATGGTGCCTGATGATGGTTGGGTTGAAGTTTTGAATCAGAAATGGGACAGGAACCTAGTCACTGAGGAAACAAGCAAGTTTCCTGAACTTACTCTTCAG TCAGAAACAGAGCAACGGCCTCACAAGGTCAGCTTTTATGTTGATAAAGCCAATGCTCAGAATGTGACGAAGGCGCTATCAGAGATATTTGCAAAACGTGGG TTGGATGTCAAGATAATTTATAGTGGTGGAATGGACCTGGATATACTACCCCAAGGTGCTGGCAAAGGGCAAGCTCTTGCGTATTTACATAAGAAGTTTAAGACTGAAGGAAAACTACCTGCCAATACTCTTGTTTGTGGTGATTCTGGAAATGATGCCGAGCTGTTCAGCATTCCAGATGTACATGGAGTGATG GTTAGTAATGCACAAGAAGAGTTGTTGCAGTGGcatgctgaaaatgctaaaggCAATCCTAAAATAATTCATGCAACCGAGCGGTGTGCAGCTGGGATCATACAAGCTATTGGTCATTTTAACCTTGGTCCCAATACTTCTCCAAGAGATATAACCAACCTTTCAGACTTTCAGTCGGAAAACATCAGTGCCAGTAGTGAAATAGTGAGATTTTTCATGTTCTATGAAAGATGGAGGCGTGCAGAGGTCGAAAACTCTGAGCTATATTTGGCAAGCATGAAAGCTGATTGT GATTCATCTGGTATTCTTATCCACCCATCTGGTGCTGAGCTTTCTCTTTGTGATGCTATAAATGGAATGAGGAGCTACTACGGTGACAAACAGGGCCAAAAATTTCGAGTTTGGGTGGATCGGGTACTATCCATACAGACTGGTTTGGACACGTGGCTAGTAAAGTTCAATAAGTGGGAATTATCAG GCGATGAACAGCAAGGTTGTGTGACCACttctataataaatataaag AAGGACGGTGTTTCTGGGGCAACTTACATGCATGTGCATGAAACTTGGCTGGAAGGATCAGGAGCTAAAGATCAATCAACCTGGCTGTTCTAG
- the LOC118043828 gene encoding uncharacterized protein yields the protein MAGYMGIGFMAAFAVSGSVVLIARQLHKRLLSDFMKQMEFELTGSRRSCQDRKRVRFADDVMEPSSNNKEYRRRRIKITKGNNQVSKMEDCVLDQSRYAGAKVSEIIQV from the exons ATGGCAGGATATATGGGGATTGGTTTCATGGCTGCCTTTGCTGTTTCCGGAAGTGTAGTTCTCATTGCACGTCAGCTCCACAAACGTCTCCTCTCTGATTTCATGAAGCAGATGGAATTTGAATTAACGG GATCAAGGAGATCATGTCAAGACAGGAAGAGGGTGCGATTTGCAGATGATGTAATGGAGCCATCATCTAATAACAAAGAATATCGTAGGAGACGCATAAAGATAACCAAAGGTAACAACCAGGTCTCGAAAATGGAGGATTGTGTTCTAGACCAGAGTCGTTATGCTGGTGCAAAAGTGTCAGAAATCATTCAAGTGTAA
- the LOC118043827 gene encoding LOW QUALITY PROTEIN: uncharacterized protein (The sequence of the model RefSeq protein was modified relative to this genomic sequence to represent the inferred CDS: inserted 2 bases in 1 codon) — MIISITNKTNANNQPSKPFPSSQSLIKSRPPLGHANSSSSSSCSGRLGELAGGTTAECAAICCCCPCGLVNLLVLTMYKVPVGICRRALRRKRRKKLIKKGLLPPRTSSCSSDYDGTELQIHPMACVEDSLREFDEEAALKEEEAMVKLEKEMWETFCGTGFWRSSSXRELPFKRSVSSPKEAPKARI; from the exons ATGATTATTAGCATTACCAACAAAACCAACGCCAACAATCAACCTTCTAAGCCATTCCCATCATCACAATCATTGATAAAGAGCCGGCCGCCTTTAGGACACGCCAACTCCTCAAGTTCCTCCTCCTGCAGCGGCCGTTTAGGTGAGTTAGCTGGAGGGACAACGGCAGAGTGTGCAGCAATATGTTGTTGCTGTCCATGTGGATTAGTTAACCTTTTGGTTCTCACTATGTACAAGGTTCCTGTTGGAATATGCCGCCGTGCTTTGAGAAGAAAACGAAGGAAAAAGCTGATCAAGAAGGGCCTTTTGCCGCCGCGAACGAGTAGTTGTAGCTCTGATTATGATGGTACGGAATTACAGATTCATCCAATGGCTTGTGTTGAGGATTCATTGAGAGAGTTCGACGAGGAGGCGGCCTTGAAGGAGGAGGAAGCTATGGTGAAGTTGGAGAAGGAGATGTGGGAGACTTTTTGTGGCACTGGGTTTTGGAGAAGTTCTTC CAGAGAATTACCATTTAAGAGAAGCGTTAGTTCTCCAAAAGAGGCACCTAAGGCTAGAATCTAG